CACTCGCTGGTGCTGTCCCACTCGGACTATCCGCACTCGGGCAACATCCCCGCGTTCCTGCGTCGCTGGGGCGACTTCGAGATCGTGGCCTCCTCCGGCGAGCCGGAGATCCAGGGGCTTCCGTACGCGCGCCGCAGCCGGATCGGGGGAAGCCTGGAGGTGGCCGGGCGCGAGATCGACTTTCTGGACCCGCCGCTGGCCGACCGATCCCACACCTCGTGGATCTATGACCGCGCTTCGCGCGTGCTTTTCGTCGCGGACGGCTTCGGCTACCACCATGCGGACGACGAGACCGGGCTGACCTCCCGCCAACTGCCCGACGGCTTCCGCAGCGAGGAGATCTACACCTTCCACCGCGACACGCTGATCTGGCTTCGCTACGCGGATCCGGCCGTGCTCATGGGGGTGCTGCGGGAGATGTTCTCGGAGCGAGACGTGTCGTGGGTGGCGCCCATCCATGGCAACCCCATCGCGGCCGAGCA
The Gammaproteobacteria bacterium genome window above contains:
- a CDS encoding MBL fold metallo-hydrolase: MGEDRRTVTALGADPEVALTRDVSWIAENYPLGGGRNVHVSVFLIRAEEQNILIDSGSFYHRESLVRRISRATAGEGIHSLVLSHSDYPHSGNIPAFLRRWGDFEIVASSGEPEIQGLPYARRSRIGGSLEVAGREIDFLDPPLADRSHTSWIYDRASRVLFVADGFGYHHADDETGLTSRQLPDGFRSEEIYTFHRDTLIWLRYADPAVLMGVLREMFSERDVSWVAPIHGNPIAAEHLDDYLERLEEGVRRIVLEQAI